In Pleurocapsa sp. PCC 7319, the following are encoded in one genomic region:
- a CDS encoding Ig-like domain-containing protein: MQIPTTKLNQLTVDILTDEADGSITDGDISLRDALGAIADGGTITFASNLSGQTIVLNGSEIEIAKAVTIEGDIDGNGSGDITLNGERNSRVLNIDDNNGTLDLDVFLSGLTIGGGSVSNENGGGILNHENLTLTGSTVIGNGAVNGGGLSNQDGTVTLTGSTVSGNVAQDGAGIQNNSGTLNVSNSTISDNQARSNGGGIDNALGNVNVSNSTISGNTGGFFAGGIYNASGSVNVSNSTISGNSSLLDGGGINNAAKGTLNLNSTLVGDNIGGTLADINDTGTITVTNSLLEVGNGKITDGTDGNIVGQDPLLDPAGLKDNGGPTQTIALQPGSPAINTGDDNGLTTDQRGTGFKRIENGRADIGALEFVNPPLNELKVDTLTDETDGSIIDGDISLRDALGAIADGGTITFASNLSGQTIALNGSEIEIAKAVTIEGDIDGNGSGDITLDGGDKSRVLNIDDNNGTPDLDVFLSGLTISRGLTSDDGGGILNDENLTLTGSTLSGNSAINGGGLGNKSNGTVTLTGSTVSGNVAQDGAGIQNNSGTLNVSNSTISDNQARSNGGGIDNALGNVNVSNSTISGNTGGFFAGGIYNASGSVNVSNSTISGNSSLLDGGGINNAAKGTLNLNSTLVGDNIGGTLADINDTGTITVTNSLLEVGNGKITDGTDGNIVGQDPLLDPAGLKDNGGPTQTIALQPGSPAINTGDDNGLTTDQRGTGFKRIENGRADIGAFEELDTQIPDAPKITSSLLTNLPNPTITGTAEPGSTINLKVTNNSSEAVYLIKATARGNWQVDTASASPTLGSSLFPLSDGSSATLSAKAIDPSGQESQTATQVLAVDLTPPNPPTLDRTILNPTLNPLTGKAEADAKVLVQIDTDNNGQPDATLTTTADGNGVWSVDLNQSSLALKSGKVQVRVLATDAAGNTSHPTPTELTIDTVAPPEPVFTSPDATNSLNPIISGTAEPGSTVQIDIDGNGDGNTDASYQTTATNSGNFTLDLSTAKLITGSAPNFVNGTAAKITAFATDVAGNQGKNNTQTLTLDTGAPAKPSIDSAGVTNTLTPTITGKAEANSTVKVVVESNGKSGTYEKTADGSGNWQVDLSQQPTSGDKPILEDGKTATITVTDSDKVGNISNPATQALKVDTTAPSASITSADRTNKLAPIIEGSTEKDATLEVEITVNGTKYIYQPQVDPGGNWTLDLGTAQPVTGTLPTLTDQAVLNISAIATDEAGNPSNPATQTLEIDTTGPSVPTLDLSGITNTTTPIISGIHDASSDITVEIDREGDGNIDATYQVKTDGSNNFQVDLATETDITGNTISLVDGQTAIIKAFATDQLGNPSATTTKNIKIDATPPNPPSFNSPDVTNTISPELSGLAENNSTVRVTVNGNIVYEVQTDGAGNWNFKLGQEQPKSGNLPALGNGSILNLEAIAIDAANNSSTKTLQQLTVDTGTIVAPKLSSKDVTNNLTPIIKGTDEPGTLIEVGIDVDRNGKADVTYNTTTDPDGNWQVDTTQTPDTGSQLTLTNGQNVQIIATAIDPISNTSASTRQNLLIDTVAPNAPQFTSSDVSSSLTPVMSGLAEPESIVEVDVDGQATYETKTDSAGHWTIDLATATTKTGTIPTLIDGDKIKLEAKATDEAGNISQIQEQQLIIDLFAPIATADNYTLMRFPGQSTFLDVLSNDRDPDGEALTLVSVTQPNPSAGTVIIDNNRIRFTPSTDQPFSLDQENVNNSFSEGGGLFMLSGGSPEIETTFTYTVADPEGKTRHSVVTLDELSTETHLKFTLQNSTTDLVNEIGIFKVENSNGTIDGVDPNEDGYLQSVLNNGTVVFSVLSDFSTLFGQSPTRILDDFSSTGSFGFFFIQNGTVDNALAELSAGESPTNVYLSTANINGDDFNRLQVEQLDNGSFQLNFEDSTEGIDQDFDDLNMIMELTTESETIGALTQGEPTEEFIDLEQLKGSFQVKVSVTGESHFDNLGGLYPVIDAEKGTVQDPITGNFIEPGDEGYIDAVQALSVGSFDEFASGFQMELEGGEVYVPYILADGNTDEVYVPYLAANADGLDHIRLLADNTFGFEDKISSDSDFDYNDIIFQINFE, encoded by the coding sequence ATGCAAATACCAACAACAAAACTTAATCAATTAACTGTCGATATCCTAACTGATGAAGCAGACGGCAGTATCACCGATGGGGATATTAGTCTTCGAGATGCCCTAGGCGCGATCGCCGATGGTGGAACGATTACCTTTGCCAGTAATTTGAGCGGTCAAACTATTGTTCTCAATGGCAGTGAGATCGAGATTGCTAAGGCTGTAACCATCGAAGGTGATATTGATGGCAATGGCAGCGGAGATATCACCCTGAATGGGGAACGCAATAGCCGTGTTTTGAATATTGACGATAACAATGGTACGCTCGATCTCGATGTTTTCCTCTCTGGTTTGACAATTGGTGGAGGCAGCGTAAGTAATGAGAATGGTGGCGGGATTCTCAACCATGAGAATCTCACCCTCACGGGTAGCACGGTCATCGGAAACGGAGCCGTCAATGGCGGAGGACTGAGTAACCAGGATGGAACAGTTACTTTGACGGGCAGCACGGTCAGCGGAAACGTAGCACAAGATGGAGCAGGTATCCAGAACAATTCAGGCACCCTGAACGTGAGCAACAGCACCATTAGTGACAACCAAGCAAGATCTAACGGCGGGGGAATTGACAATGCCTTAGGCAATGTGAACGTAAGCAACAGTACCATTAGTGGCAACACTGGGGGATTTTTTGCTGGTGGAATATACAACGCTTCAGGCAGCGTGAACGTAAGCAATAGCACTATCAGTGGTAATAGCTCGTTGCTAGATGGAGGGGGGATTAATAATGCTGCTAAAGGCACCCTAAACTTAAATAGTACTCTAGTTGGAGATAACATTGGTGGTACTTTAGCCGATATTAATGATACTGGAACCATTACAGTCACCAATAGTTTGCTCGAAGTAGGGAATGGCAAGATTACCGATGGCACAGATGGCAATATTGTGGGTCAAGACCCCTTGCTAGACCCTGCTGGTCTGAAAGATAATGGAGGACCAACTCAAACTATTGCTCTGCAACCTGGCTCTCCTGCCATAAATACAGGTGATGACAATGGCTTAACCACCGATCAACGAGGTACGGGTTTTAAACGGATTGAAAATGGACGGGCAGATATAGGAGCCTTGGAGTTTGTAAATCCGCCTCTCAACGAGCTAAAGGTCGATACCCTAACTGATGAAACAGACGGCAGTATCATCGATGGGGATATTAGTCTTCGAGATGCCCTAGGCGCGATCGCCGATGGTGGAACGATTACCTTTGCCAGTAATTTGAGCGGTCAAACTATTGCCCTAAATGGTAGTGAGATCGAGATTGCTAAGGCTGTAACCATCGAAGGTGATATTGATGGCAATGGCAGCGGAGATATCACCCTGGATGGCGGCGACAAGAGCCGTGTTTTGAATATTGACGATAACAATGGTACGCCCGATCTCGATGTTTTCCTCTCTGGCTTGACAATTAGTAGGGGTCTCACAAGTGATGATGGTGGTGGGATTCTCAACGATGAGAATCTCACCCTCACGGGTAGCACACTCAGCGGCAATTCAGCCATCAATGGCGGAGGACTGGGTAACAAGAGTAATGGAACAGTTACTCTGACGGGCAGCACGGTCAGCGGAAACGTAGCACAAGATGGAGCAGGTATCCAGAACAATTCAGGCACCCTGAACGTGAGCAACAGCACCATTAGTGACAACCAAGCAAGATCTAACGGCGGGGGAATTGACAATGCCTTAGGCAATGTGAACGTAAGCAACAGTACCATTAGTGGCAACACTGGGGGATTTTTTGCTGGTGGAATATACAACGCTTCAGGCAGCGTGAACGTAAGCAATAGCACTATCAGTGGTAATAGCTCGTTGCTAGATGGAGGGGGGATTAATAATGCTGCTAAAGGCACCCTAAACTTAAATAGTACTCTAGTTGGAGATAACATTGGTGGTACTTTAGCCGATATTAATGATACTGGAACCATTACAGTCACCAATAGTTTGCTCGAAGTAGGGAATGGCAAGATTACCGATGGCACAGATGGCAATATTGTGGGTCAAGACCCCTTGCTAGACCCTGCTGGTCTGAAAGATAATGGAGGACCAACTCAAACTATTGCTCTGCAACCTGGCTCTCCTGCCATAAATACAGGTGATGACAATGGCTTAACCACCGATCAACGAGGTACGGGTTTTAAACGGATTGAAAATGGACGGGCAGATATTGGCGCTTTTGAGGAGCTTGATACTCAGATTCCTGATGCACCCAAAATCACATCCTCCTTGCTTACTAACTTACCCAATCCTACAATTACGGGTACAGCAGAGCCTGGTAGTACCATTAACCTCAAGGTTACTAATAATAGTTCTGAAGCGGTCTATCTAATCAAAGCTACTGCCCGAGGGAATTGGCAAGTCGATACGGCAAGTGCTTCCCCAACTTTGGGGAGTTCTCTTTTTCCATTAAGTGATGGTAGCAGTGCAACTCTCTCAGCTAAGGCGATCGATCCTTCTGGTCAAGAGAGTCAAACAGCTACTCAGGTTCTTGCTGTAGATTTGACTCCTCCTAATCCACCCACTTTGGATCGTACGATCCTTAATCCAACCCTCAATCCCTTAACAGGTAAAGCTGAAGCTGATGCAAAAGTCTTAGTCCAAATAGATACCGATAATAACGGTCAACCAGATGCCACCCTTACAACAACTGCCGATGGCAATGGTGTTTGGAGTGTTGATTTAAACCAATCTTCCCTAGCTCTGAAAAGTGGAAAAGTGCAAGTTAGAGTCCTGGCAACAGATGCTGCGGGCAATACAAGTCACCCCACCCCAACTGAGCTAACTATCGATACGGTTGCTCCTCCAGAGCCTGTATTTACGTCGCCCGATGCTACAAACAGTCTGAACCCAATTATTAGTGGTACGGCTGAGCCAGGTAGCACAGTGCAAATAGACATCGATGGGAATGGTGATGGTAACACCGATGCTAGCTATCAAACAACAGCAACGAATTCGGGTAATTTTACACTCGATCTCAGCACCGCCAAACTGATAACTGGAAGTGCTCCTAATTTTGTAAATGGTACTGCTGCTAAGATAACTGCCTTCGCAACAGATGTAGCGGGCAACCAGGGCAAGAATAATACCCAAACGCTTACTTTAGATACTGGTGCCCCTGCAAAACCTAGCATCGATTCTGCTGGTGTTACTAACACCCTAACTCCCACGATTACGGGTAAGGCTGAAGCCAATAGCACGGTCAAGGTTGTAGTTGAGAGTAATGGTAAGTCAGGTACCTATGAAAAAACAGCTGATGGCAGTGGTAACTGGCAAGTAGATTTATCTCAACAACCTACTTCTGGAGATAAACCCATTCTAGAAGACGGGAAAACAGCAACAATTACCGTCACAGATAGCGATAAAGTAGGAAATATCAGTAATCCTGCTACACAAGCACTCAAAGTTGATACCACTGCACCTTCCGCAAGTATTACTTCCGCTGATAGAACTAATAAACTTGCCCCAATCATTGAAGGAAGTACGGAAAAGGATGCTACTCTCGAAGTAGAAATAACGGTTAATGGAACCAAATATATCTATCAACCCCAAGTAGATCCTGGTGGCAACTGGACACTAGATTTAGGAACAGCCCAACCTGTAACTGGAACTCTACCTACCCTAACCGATCAAGCGGTTCTCAATATATCCGCGATCGCAACCGATGAGGCTGGGAACCCCAGCAATCCTGCTACTCAAACACTGGAAATCGATACTACAGGTCCCTCGGTTCCAACCTTAGACCTTTCAGGTATTACTAACACCACAACTCCCATTATCAGTGGTATCCATGATGCTAGCAGTGATATAACCGTTGAAATCGATAGGGAAGGAGATGGGAATATAGATGCAACTTATCAAGTCAAAACTGATGGCAGTAACAACTTTCAGGTGGATTTAGCCACCGAAACTGATATCACAGGGAATACTATTAGTCTAGTCGATGGGCAAACAGCAATTATCAAGGCGTTCGCCACTGATCAATTGGGTAATCCAAGTGCTACTACTACTAAAAATATTAAGATTGATGCTACTCCTCCGAATCCACCATCGTTTAACTCGCCAGACGTTACTAATACCATTTCTCCAGAACTGAGTGGATTAGCTGAAAACAATAGCACTGTCAGAGTCACGGTGAATGGCAATATTGTCTACGAAGTACAGACTGATGGTGCCGGAAACTGGAATTTCAAACTGGGTCAAGAGCAACCTAAGAGCGGAAATCTCCCTGCATTGGGTAATGGGAGCATTCTCAATCTAGAAGCGATCGCTATTGATGCTGCGAATAACTCTAGTACTAAAACTCTCCAACAATTGACGGTGGATACAGGCACAATAGTCGCCCCCAAATTATCCTCCAAAGATGTAACCAACAATCTGACTCCGATTATTAAAGGGACTGATGAGCCTGGTACCCTGATTGAAGTGGGCATCGATGTTGATCGAAACGGAAAGGCTGATGTCACTTACAATACAACAACTGATCCAGATGGTAACTGGCAGGTAGATACAACCCAAACTCCTGATACAGGAAGTCAACTTACCCTAACTAATGGACAAAATGTCCAAATTATCGCCACAGCGATCGATCCCATCAGCAATACTAGTGCCAGTACCCGCCAAAATTTACTGATTGATACAGTCGCTCCCAATGCCCCACAGTTCACTTCCTCAGATGTTAGCAGTAGTCTTACCCCTGTTATGAGTGGATTAGCTGAACCCGAAAGCATTGTGGAAGTAGATGTAGATGGTCAAGCGACTTATGAAACTAAGACTGATAGTGCTGGACATTGGACTATTGACTTAGCTACTGCCACTACCAAGACTGGGACTATTCCCACCCTAATCGATGGCGACAAAATTAAGCTTGAAGCGAAAGCTACTGATGAGGCGGGGAATATTAGTCAAATCCAAGAGCAACAGCTAATTATCGATCTGTTTGCCCCTATTGCCACTGCCGATAACTATACCTTGATGCGATTTCCAGGGCAGTCAACGTTTCTCGACGTACTTAGCAATGACCGCGATCCTGATGGGGAAGCATTAACTTTAGTCAGTGTAACTCAACCCAATCCCAGTGCAGGTACAGTTATTATTGACAATAATCGTATCCGTTTCACTCCGAGCACTGATCAGCCTTTTTCCTTAGACCAAGAGAATGTAAATAATTCATTTTCCGAAGGAGGAGGATTGTTCATGCTTTCTGGAGGATCTCCCGAGATCGAAACTACATTCACTTATACTGTAGCTGACCCCGAAGGAAAAACTCGACATAGTGTGGTTACCTTGGATGAGTTAAGTACTGAAACTCATCTAAAATTTACTCTCCAGAATAGCACGACTGATTTGGTCAACGAAATCGGCATTTTCAAAGTGGAAAACTCGAATGGTACTATTGATGGCGTTGATCCTAATGAAGACGGATATCTGCAATCTGTTTTAAATAATGGAACCGTCGTGTTCTCGGTCTTGAGTGATTTTTCGACCCTATTTGGTCAATCACCAACCAGAATTCTAGATGATTTTTCGTCCACTGGCTCTTTTGGCTTTTTCTTTATTCAAAACGGCACAGTTGATAATGCGTTGGCAGAGTTAAGTGCGGGAGAATCCCCTACTAATGTTTACTTGTCTACCGCGAATATCAATGGCGATGACTTCAACAGATTACAGGTTGAGCAGTTAGATAATGGCAGCTTCCAACTCAACTTTGAAGATAGTACCGAAGGAATCGATCAAGATTTTGATGACCTGAACATGATCATGGAGCTAACCACTGAATCGGAAACCATTGGTGCTCTTACCCAGGGAGAGCCAACTGAGGAATTTATCGATTTAGAGCAATTGAAAGGAAGTTTCCAAGTTAAAGTCTCTGTTACTGGAGAATCCCACTTCGATAATCTGGGGGGTTTGTATCCCGTGATCGATGCTGAGAAGGGAACAGTTCAAGACCCAATCACAGGTAATTTTATTGAGCCTGGAGATGAGGGTTATATTGATGCTGTACAAGCCCTAAGTGTAGGAAGCTTTGACGAGTTTGCATCTGGCTTCCAAATGGAGTTAGAAGGTGGGGAGGTTTATGTTCCCTATATCCTAGCTGATGGGAACACTGATGAGGTTTATGTCCCTTATCTGGCTGCTAATGCCGATGGTCTTGATCATATTCGCTTATTGGCTGATAATACCTTTGGTTTTGAGGATAAAATCAGCAGTGACAGCGATTTTGACTACAACGACATAATTTTTCAAATCAATTTCGAGTGA
- a CDS encoding methyl-accepting chemotaxis protein translates to MKVAFFRSLRVQIPLLILIGMIPSILVSLSLASFNATKIIREDAQEKLALETQGLEHSLSKWNEMNVRALKNLSKQPAIVSMEVEKQKPVLMKMLETYEYLYTASTTGLDGINVTRSDNQAPKKYADRPWFLGAKAGNDITYQTLIGRTSNKPSLCLSVPIRQQKVIKGVNYICATLDIVSEQIKAVKFGTTGYALLVNENGQVLAHPDSTFTSGDTLTDLSKYPPVNNLLSGNEGEFVFSDDTNTEWMTHGTLLNNGWGVLVLQEKAEVFASVKQFKQTAILIALASVALVSIIAWFVAESLVKPVISLTNVSTSLAAGNLDQTVNIERQDELGLLGIAFNKMARQLQESFATLGDRTQELDRALTAQKQSEQAQKTAKEKLQQQVRELQRQLKLANNGDLTVRAQISEGEIGQVASSYNSTLESLRQIVAQVQLASQTVAKTTNLNELAISELSAGAMLQTDEITNILNQMQTMSVAIQAIADNADRAEKIIEQTTDKASAGDIAIEQTVQRISTLGQTASETTEQAKNLAKASRKIAKTIGLIRKIALQTNVLAVNASIEAARAGEEGIGFTVVADEVQVLATQSAQAATEIEQLVGEIQFETSKVVKAMETSTIEVTEGSRNLVAVRTALQQVKGAREEVDRLIKTVTTVVTEQSLTSRNLTATMEDVSAIAHKTSTSATKVSSSFQDLLTVAQQLEASVGQFKVN, encoded by the coding sequence ATGAAAGTAGCATTTTTCCGCAGTTTGCGTGTTCAGATTCCTCTATTAATCCTAATTGGTATGATCCCTTCAATACTCGTATCATTAAGTTTAGCCAGTTTTAATGCTACTAAAATTATTCGTGAAGATGCTCAAGAAAAATTAGCATTAGAAACTCAAGGTTTAGAGCACAGCTTATCGAAATGGAATGAAATGAATGTTCGAGCCTTAAAGAATCTTAGTAAACAACCAGCTATTGTCAGTATGGAGGTAGAAAAACAAAAACCAGTCTTAATGAAAATGCTGGAAACTTACGAATATTTATACACTGCCAGTACTACTGGTCTTGATGGAATTAATGTGACTCGTAGTGACAATCAAGCCCCTAAAAAATATGCAGATAGACCATGGTTTTTAGGGGCAAAAGCTGGAAATGATATTACCTATCAGACATTAATCGGACGTACTAGTAATAAGCCCTCTTTATGCCTTTCGGTACCAATTCGTCAACAAAAGGTAATCAAGGGCGTAAATTATATTTGTGCAACTCTTGATATTGTTAGCGAACAAATCAAAGCAGTTAAATTTGGTACAACAGGTTATGCTTTGCTTGTAAATGAGAATGGTCAAGTTTTAGCTCATCCAGATTCTACTTTTACGTCTGGAGATACCCTAACCGATCTGAGTAAATATCCTCCAGTCAATAACTTGTTATCAGGAAATGAAGGTGAATTTGTTTTTTCTGATGATACTAATACAGAATGGATGACCCACGGAACTCTATTGAATAATGGTTGGGGGGTATTAGTTTTACAGGAAAAAGCAGAAGTATTTGCCTCAGTAAAACAATTTAAACAAACAGCAATTTTAATTGCTCTGGCTTCAGTTGCCTTAGTATCTATTATTGCTTGGTTCGTGGCAGAAAGTTTAGTCAAACCTGTTATTAGTTTGACAAATGTTTCTACAAGTTTGGCAGCAGGAAATTTAGACCAAACTGTAAATATTGAACGTCAAGATGAATTGGGTTTGCTAGGTATTGCTTTTAATAAGATGGCTCGACAACTGCAAGAATCATTTGCTACTTTGGGCGATCGCACTCAAGAATTAGATCGAGCCTTAACCGCTCAAAAACAATCAGAACAAGCCCAAAAAACTGCTAAGGAAAAACTTCAACAGCAAGTTAGAGAGCTGCAAAGACAACTCAAGTTGGCGAATAACGGGGATTTAACTGTCCGCGCTCAGATCTCTGAAGGAGAAATTGGTCAGGTAGCAAGCTCTTATAATTCCACTCTTGAAAGTCTACGTCAAATTGTGGCACAAGTTCAATTAGCCAGTCAAACTGTGGCCAAAACAACCAATCTCAATGAATTGGCTATCTCCGAGTTATCTGCTGGGGCTATGTTGCAGACTGATGAAATTACGAATATTCTCAATCAAATGCAAACTATGTCGGTTGCCATACAGGCGATCGCTGATAATGCCGATCGAGCAGAAAAAATTATTGAACAAACAACGGACAAAGCTAGTGCAGGAGATATTGCCATTGAGCAAACAGTGCAAAGAATCTCAACCTTAGGTCAAACAGCCTCGGAAACCACCGAACAAGCAAAAAATTTAGCCAAAGCTTCGCGCAAAATTGCCAAAACTATTGGCTTAATTAGAAAAATAGCACTACAAACTAATGTCTTAGCTGTCAATGCCTCAATTGAGGCTGCTCGTGCAGGAGAAGAGGGCATAGGATTTACGGTGGTAGCTGATGAAGTTCAAGTTCTGGCAACTCAGTCGGCACAAGCCGCAACAGAAATTGAACAATTGGTGGGAGAAATTCAATTTGAGACTAGCAAAGTAGTTAAAGCGATGGAAACTAGTACTATAGAAGTTACTGAAGGCAGTCGCAATTTGGTGGCGGTTCGTACTGCTCTTCAACAAGTAAAAGGTGCCAGGGAGGAAGTGGATCGTTTAATCAAAACTGTAACCACTGTGGTAACAGAACAATCCCTAACTAGTCGTAACTTGACTGCCACTATGGAAGATGTTTCGGCGATCGCCCATAAAACTTCAACTTCAGCTACTAAAGTTTCTAGCTCTTTCCAAGATTTGCTAACCGTAGCCCAACAGTTAGAAGCCAGTGTGGGACAATTTAAAGTTAATTAA
- a CDS encoding response regulator: protein MKILIVEDQQEIAQLIEQTLVREGFSCHIANDGLTALTVFKQQQPDLVILDLMLPGLDGLEVCTRIRQQPDNKDPYILMLTARGEEIDRVIGLSTGADDYLVKPFSPRELVARVRALLRRSLRHGVQEVDQIYRTKHFTVDLAQHTATRQLDSQGSDLLDLTTLEFNLLATFLSYPGRVWSRTQLIDKLWGNDFFGDERVVDTHIRRLRKKIEPDTANPTFIKTVVGVGYKFEDENL from the coding sequence ATGAAAATTTTGATTGTTGAGGATCAGCAAGAAATTGCGCAATTAATCGAACAAACCTTAGTTAGAGAAGGCTTTTCGTGTCATATTGCTAACGATGGCTTAACTGCCCTAACTGTATTTAAGCAGCAACAACCCGATCTAGTAATCCTCGATCTGATGCTTCCTGGCTTAGATGGATTAGAAGTATGTACTCGTATCCGTCAACAACCAGACAATAAAGACCCTTATATTTTGATGTTGACTGCCAGAGGAGAAGAAATAGATCGGGTAATAGGACTTTCTACAGGGGCAGATGACTATTTAGTTAAACCTTTTAGTCCCAGAGAATTAGTCGCTAGAGTCAGAGCTTTACTACGTCGTAGCTTACGTCATGGAGTACAAGAAGTTGACCAAATTTATCGCACCAAGCATTTTACCGTTGATTTAGCACAACATACAGCTACCAGACAGTTAGACTCTCAAGGGAGTGATCTTTTAGATTTAACTACTCTAGAGTTTAATTTATTGGCAACTTTTTTGAGTTACCCTGGTCGTGTTTGGAGTCGAACCCAATTAATCGATAAACTTTGGGGCAATGACTTTTTCGGGGATGAGAGAGTAGTAGATACTCATATCAGAAGGCTGCGTAAGAAGATTGAACCAGATACAGCCAATCCGACATTTATTAAAACTGTGGTTGGAGTTGGTTATAAATTTGAAGATGAAAATTTATAA